From Granulicella sp. WH15, the proteins below share one genomic window:
- the thiL gene encoding thiamine-phosphate kinase — MTKPPGELDLIRQIQSGTRPSVRVPLGIGDDCAILRPPPRHDVLVTTDFTLEGRHFRRDTHSPESAGHRTLARGLSDLAAMGATPLAAFLSLALPRELLSTASGRTWFARYLAGLQTLAATHGVTLAGGDTSQSPSPHILADIVLTGTAPRGRALRRSTAQAGDNLYVTGSLGGAAAELERLFAHPPQRKPTSGDHPQLFPAPRLAMGQALLRRRLATACMDLSDGLSTDLTHLCEASGIRAEILATALPMHPQATIEQALNGGEDYELLFTASSTTRVPRKIAGISITRIGRVLPVLANTPRITLIDQTGKPTAVAAAGWQHLAEIPPQAKSKT, encoded by the coding sequence ATGACCAAGCCACCCGGCGAGCTTGACCTTATCCGCCAGATTCAGTCCGGGACACGGCCCTCCGTGCGCGTGCCCCTGGGGATCGGCGACGACTGCGCGATTCTGCGCCCGCCACCGAGGCACGACGTGCTGGTCACGACGGACTTTACCCTCGAGGGACGACACTTCCGCCGCGACACGCACTCTCCGGAATCCGCCGGGCACCGCACTTTGGCACGCGGACTCTCCGACCTGGCCGCGATGGGCGCGACCCCGCTGGCAGCCTTCCTGTCGCTCGCTCTGCCCCGAGAGCTGCTCTCCACCGCCTCTGGCCGCACATGGTTCGCACGCTATTTAGCGGGTCTGCAGACGCTCGCCGCAACACACGGAGTCACACTGGCCGGAGGCGATACGTCCCAGTCACCCTCGCCCCACATCCTTGCCGATATCGTGCTCACCGGCACCGCGCCGCGCGGACGGGCGCTGCGGCGATCCACCGCGCAGGCGGGCGACAACCTCTATGTCACCGGCTCATTGGGCGGCGCGGCAGCCGAACTGGAGCGCCTCTTCGCCCATCCACCACAGCGCAAACCCACCTCGGGTGATCACCCGCAACTCTTTCCCGCGCCTCGGCTGGCCATGGGGCAGGCGTTGCTGCGGCGTCGGCTAGCGACCGCGTGCATGGACCTCTCCGACGGTCTCTCCACCGACCTGACGCATCTTTGCGAGGCCTCCGGCATCCGCGCCGAGATTCTCGCAACGGCGCTCCCCATGCATCCACAAGCAACGATAGAGCAGGCCCTCAACGGCGGCGAAGACTACGAGCTACTCTTCACAGCCTCTTCAACGACGCGTGTTCCCAGAAAGATCGCAGGCATCTCGATAACGCGGATCGGCAGAGTGTTACCTGTTCTCGCAAACACCCCACGCATCACACTGATTGATCAAACAGGAAAGCCGACCGCGGTGGCCGCAGCAGGCTGGCAGCACCTGGCCGAGATTCCTCCCCAGGCAAAGAGCAAGACGTAA
- a CDS encoding cupin has protein sequence MMNRRRFNTLLAGAGISAANPIPATAAITAPQLLPLARNGWMPNNPDLPVLLYRSAFAADHPDLASAMETTFTRNGWPPQWRNGVYSFHHFHSTAHEVLGFAGGWGRLVLGGEGGHELTVHAGDVAVLPAGTGHCRLDASADFLVIGAYPPGESWDICRQAPDAATLARMKQVRFPASDPVTGATGPLVQHWITGRRPD, from the coding sequence ATGATGAATCGACGCAGATTCAACACTCTTCTGGCGGGCGCGGGGATCAGCGCAGCCAATCCCATCCCTGCGACCGCAGCCATCACCGCTCCGCAGCTTCTCCCTCTGGCCCGCAACGGCTGGATGCCGAACAACCCCGATCTCCCCGTACTGCTCTACCGCAGCGCCTTCGCCGCCGACCACCCCGACCTGGCCTCGGCCATGGAGACCACCTTCACCCGCAACGGCTGGCCCCCGCAGTGGCGCAACGGAGTCTATAGCTTCCACCACTTCCACTCCACCGCGCACGAGGTCCTCGGCTTCGCCGGAGGGTGGGGCCGCCTGGTCCTCGGCGGCGAGGGCGGCCACGAGCTGACCGTCCACGCGGGCGACGTTGCCGTGCTGCCCGCCGGAACCGGCCACTGCCGCCTCGACGCCAGCGCCGACTTCCTCGTCATCGGAGCCTACCCGCCCGGCGAGAGCTGGGACATCTGCCGTCAGGCCCCGGACGCCGCCACGCTCGCCCGCATGAAGCAGGTCCGCTTCCCGGCCTCCGATCCCGTCACCGGCGCGACAGGCCCGTTAGTCCAGCACTGGATCACCGGACGCCGCCCAGATTAA
- a CDS encoding Gfo/Idh/MocA family oxidoreductase, which produces MAMKAAENGVSRRSFLKTGLGAAAAVGFPTIVPASVFGQYAPSKRINVGAIGVGRISRVHDLPGIMQYDNARVIAVCDLDAHRVVEGKAFVNDFYAKKSSKPYDGTVGYANYHELLANKDIDAVVVSTPDHWHSLIGVDAVRAGKDVYLQKPASLTIGEGRALSNAVQASGRILQIGSQQRSTPQFRYAAELVRNGRIGEVQRVEIGLPGDPAGGEKTPMPVPAGFNYEMWLGETPDVYYTVDRVHPVKGYDRPGWLRMRQFGAGMITGWGAHHVDSAHWGMNTEYSGPVEIWGTAEFPTHGLWDVHGAFKTEALYANGIRMSISGEYPNGIKFYGTKGWIFVSRGNEAVTKSDPVAKLNDNTALASSDPAIIKSVIGPDEIHLYDSKEQHGNWLECIISRKEPISPVELGHRACSTCLLHDMAMVLKRKLYWDPVSEKFKNDDEANNMLWRKQRAPYVLPKVLV; this is translated from the coding sequence ATGGCGATGAAAGCAGCGGAGAATGGAGTCTCGCGGCGCAGCTTTTTGAAGACAGGGCTGGGTGCGGCGGCGGCGGTAGGGTTTCCGACGATCGTTCCGGCGTCGGTGTTTGGGCAGTATGCTCCGAGCAAGCGGATCAACGTGGGCGCTATCGGAGTGGGGCGCATCTCGCGCGTGCATGATCTGCCGGGGATCATGCAGTACGACAATGCGCGGGTGATCGCGGTGTGCGACCTCGATGCGCATCGCGTGGTCGAGGGCAAGGCGTTTGTGAACGACTTCTATGCGAAGAAGTCGAGCAAGCCCTACGACGGCACGGTGGGGTATGCGAACTACCACGAGCTGCTGGCGAATAAGGACATCGACGCGGTGGTGGTGAGCACGCCGGATCACTGGCACTCGCTGATCGGCGTGGACGCGGTGCGCGCGGGCAAGGACGTGTACCTGCAGAAGCCCGCGTCGCTGACGATTGGCGAGGGGCGCGCGCTGAGCAATGCGGTGCAGGCTTCGGGGAGGATTCTCCAGATCGGCAGTCAGCAGCGGTCGACGCCACAGTTCCGGTACGCGGCGGAGCTGGTGCGGAACGGACGCATCGGTGAGGTGCAGCGGGTGGAGATCGGACTGCCCGGCGATCCGGCCGGTGGCGAGAAGACGCCGATGCCGGTGCCTGCGGGGTTCAACTACGAGATGTGGCTGGGCGAGACGCCGGATGTGTACTACACGGTGGATCGGGTGCATCCCGTGAAGGGCTATGACCGACCGGGCTGGCTGCGGATGCGGCAGTTCGGCGCGGGTATGATTACCGGCTGGGGCGCGCACCATGTCGATAGCGCCCACTGGGGCATGAACACGGAGTACTCCGGGCCGGTCGAGATATGGGGCACGGCGGAGTTTCCGACGCATGGGCTGTGGGATGTGCATGGCGCATTCAAGACCGAGGCACTGTATGCGAACGGCATCCGGATGAGTATCAGCGGGGAGTATCCGAACGGGATCAAGTTCTACGGGACGAAGGGTTGGATCTTTGTCTCGCGCGGTAATGAAGCTGTAACCAAGAGCGATCCGGTGGCTAAGCTGAACGACAATACGGCGCTGGCTTCGAGCGATCCGGCGATCATCAAGTCGGTGATCGGGCCGGATGAGATTCACCTGTACGACAGCAAGGAGCAGCATGGCAACTGGCTGGAGTGCATCATCAGCCGCAAGGAGCCGATCTCGCCGGTGGAGCTGGGGCATCGGGCGTGCTCGACCTGCCTGCTGCACGATATGGCGATGGTGCTGAAGCGCAAGCTGTACTGGGACCCGGTCTCCGAGAAGTTCAAGAACGACGACGAGGCGAATAACATGCTGTGGCGGAAGCAGCGTGCTCCGTATGTTTTGCCGAAGGTGCTGGTGTAG
- a CDS encoding Gfo/Idh/MocA family oxidoreductase gives MMKRATGRRDFLKQAGWMGSAAMMAAMPQGAMALGDVASSGRVVEDAVLIQAEEAPKHHIRFAVCGMSHDHVYGMIGAIQRGGGELVAAWGDEEDKLAAFAKRYPGVKMAKTQDEILHDGSIQLVLSSEKANERAGIGVRAMRAGKDFLSDKPGITTLEQLAEVRKTIAETKRIYAIMYSERLEVKAAVYAGELVQKGAIGKVIQTINIAPHQINQRPGDWGGGMGSRPAWFWNDVQFGGILCDIGSHQLDQFLFYTGSKQAEVVASQVTNVRHPKFPHFQDFGDMMLRGDKGLGYVRLDWFTPFGLGTWGDGRLFILGTEGYIEIRKYTDVAVKKQGNNLFLVDGKEARYIDCNNMPLPFGPQFVADIVNRTHTAQDQEQCLLAAELSIKAQKNATHVVLKD, from the coding sequence ATGATGAAGCGAGCAACGGGGCGGCGGGATTTCTTGAAGCAGGCAGGCTGGATGGGGTCGGCCGCGATGATGGCAGCGATGCCGCAGGGCGCGATGGCGCTGGGGGATGTGGCGTCGAGTGGCCGGGTCGTCGAGGATGCGGTGCTGATACAGGCTGAGGAGGCTCCGAAGCACCACATACGGTTTGCGGTGTGCGGCATGAGCCACGACCACGTCTACGGCATGATCGGAGCCATACAGCGGGGCGGCGGCGAGCTGGTGGCCGCGTGGGGCGACGAGGAGGACAAGCTGGCGGCGTTCGCCAAGCGGTATCCCGGCGTGAAGATGGCCAAGACACAGGATGAGATTCTGCACGACGGCTCGATCCAGTTGGTGCTCAGCTCGGAGAAGGCGAACGAGCGCGCGGGCATCGGCGTGCGGGCGATGCGGGCGGGCAAGGACTTTCTCTCCGACAAGCCGGGGATTACGACGCTCGAACAGTTGGCCGAGGTGCGCAAGACAATTGCCGAGACCAAGCGGATCTACGCGATCATGTACAGCGAGCGGCTGGAGGTGAAGGCCGCCGTGTACGCGGGCGAGCTGGTGCAGAAGGGCGCGATCGGCAAGGTTATCCAGACGATCAATATCGCGCCGCACCAGATCAACCAGCGGCCGGGAGACTGGGGCGGCGGCATGGGCAGCCGTCCGGCGTGGTTCTGGAATGACGTGCAGTTCGGCGGCATCCTGTGCGATATCGGGTCGCACCAGTTGGACCAGTTCCTGTTCTATACGGGCTCGAAGCAGGCCGAGGTGGTGGCCTCGCAGGTGACGAACGTGCGGCATCCGAAGTTCCCGCACTTTCAGGACTTCGGCGACATGATGCTGCGCGGCGATAAGGGGTTGGGCTATGTGCGGCTGGACTGGTTTACGCCGTTCGGTCTGGGGACGTGGGGCGATGGGCGGCTCTTCATTCTGGGGACCGAGGGATACATCGAGATCCGCAAGTATACGGACGTGGCGGTGAAGAAGCAGGGCAATAACCTCTTTCTCGTCGATGGCAAGGAGGCGCGGTACATCGACTGCAACAATATGCCGCTGCCGTTTGGGCCTCAGTTTGTGGCCGATATCGTGAACCGCACGCACACGGCGCAGGATCAGGAACAGTGCCTGCTGGCGGCGGAGCTGTCGATCAAGGCGCAGAAGAACGCTACGCATGTGGTGTTGAAGGACTAG
- a CDS encoding RidA family protein, translating into MKKLGMAVMAAAMLAMPLATRAQGVTVKHIQPEGKVIADAVWAGDTLYCSGQLADPVTPADAAKGTPAVYGDTKTQAFSALTKIKALLKSQGLDMKDVVKMTVFLAADPAKGNQLDFAGLQAAYTQFFGTKEQPNKPARSAMQVAALVVPWGLVEIEVIAVRSK; encoded by the coding sequence ATGAAGAAGCTGGGCATGGCAGTGATGGCGGCGGCGATGTTGGCAATGCCGCTGGCGACGCGGGCGCAGGGCGTGACGGTGAAGCATATTCAGCCCGAGGGCAAGGTGATCGCCGACGCGGTGTGGGCGGGGGATACGCTCTATTGCAGCGGCCAGTTGGCCGATCCGGTGACTCCGGCTGATGCGGCCAAGGGAACTCCGGCGGTCTATGGCGATACGAAGACGCAGGCGTTTTCGGCGTTGACGAAGATCAAGGCGCTGCTGAAGAGCCAGGGGCTCGATATGAAGGACGTGGTGAAGATGACGGTCTTCCTTGCGGCCGATCCGGCCAAGGGCAACCAGCTCGACTTCGCCGGTCTTCAGGCGGCCTACACCCAGTTCTTCGGGACGAAGGAGCAGCCCAATAAACCCGCACGCAGCGCGATGCAGGTGGCGGCGCTGGTGGTGCCGTGGGGGCTGGTGGAGATCGAAGTGATCGCGGTGCGCTCGAAGTAG
- a CDS encoding cupin domain-containing protein yields MITKRDVLVGLLGAASALGVAGAAVEAKPILGPTVFKWDEMKVTKTPTGEVRSLVKQPTATVDELEMHVTTLNPGLLSHPPHRHVNEELIIIDKGECETLSDGKWIKVGPGDVVFNASNSLHGFRNIGKTPATYHVINWSPNKELAAKK; encoded by the coding sequence ATGATTACCAAAAGGGATGTACTGGTGGGTTTGTTAGGGGCGGCGAGTGCGCTGGGAGTGGCTGGGGCTGCGGTTGAAGCCAAGCCGATCCTGGGGCCGACGGTCTTCAAGTGGGATGAGATGAAGGTGACCAAGACGCCGACCGGCGAGGTGCGCTCGCTGGTGAAGCAGCCCACGGCCACGGTGGATGAGCTGGAGATGCACGTGACCACGCTGAATCCGGGGCTGTTGTCGCATCCTCCGCACAGGCATGTGAACGAGGAGCTGATCATCATCGACAAGGGCGAGTGCGAGACGTTGTCGGATGGAAAGTGGATCAAGGTGGGGCCGGGGGATGTGGTCTTCAATGCCTCGAACAGCCTGCATGGCTTCCGCAATATCGGGAAGACTCCGGCTACGTATCACGTTATCAACTGGAGCCCGAACAAGGAGTTGGCGGCGAAGAAGTAG
- a CDS encoding aldehyde dehydrogenase (NADP(+)), which yields MQLTGETLIGSRGVVGTGSTVMALNPLTNESMEPVFPDSSVEQVNEACELAATAFDVYREAPLAQRAALLEAMAEEILALGDELIERVMAESGLPRPRLEGERGRTVGQLRLFATVVRDGRFLTATLDSALPDRKPLPRQDLRLRKIPLGPVAVFGASNFPLAFSVAGGDTASALAAGCPVVVKSHPSHPGTSELIGKALQRAVAKSGLPEGVFSLVHGSAMDVGQALVKHPAITAVGFTGSRRGGLALVEAAAKRPVPIPVYAEMSSVNPVFLLPEALEARAEAIAQGFVDSATLGTGQFCTQPGLVFGVDCAAMQSFVKAAGERLAAKPATPMLNAGICSAYAKGAAALAADSKLRKIAEGQPSEDAGLRGRPALFVTEAAEFVKNPHLAEELFGPSSVIVLCSSVEEMVSIAAGLEGQLTATLQMDGGDKAVAKRLLTVLERKAGRILANGYPTGVEVCYAMVHGGPFPSTSDSRTTSVGATAIDRYLRPVCYQDIPEDLLAPELQDANPLGLWRLKDGALGKG from the coding sequence ATGCAGTTGACCGGAGAGACACTGATCGGATCGCGTGGGGTGGTGGGGACGGGCTCAACCGTGATGGCGCTGAATCCGTTGACGAACGAGTCGATGGAGCCGGTGTTTCCGGATAGCTCGGTGGAGCAGGTGAACGAGGCGTGCGAGCTGGCGGCGACGGCGTTCGATGTGTATCGGGAGGCTCCGCTGGCGCAGCGGGCGGCGCTGCTGGAGGCGATGGCCGAGGAGATTCTGGCGCTGGGCGATGAGCTGATCGAGCGGGTGATGGCCGAGAGCGGGTTGCCGCGGCCACGGCTTGAGGGCGAGCGCGGGCGCACGGTGGGGCAACTGCGGCTCTTCGCGACGGTGGTGCGCGACGGGAGGTTTCTGACGGCGACGCTGGACTCGGCTCTGCCGGATCGTAAACCGCTTCCCAGACAAGACCTGCGGCTGCGGAAGATTCCGCTGGGACCGGTGGCTGTCTTCGGCGCGAGCAACTTTCCGCTGGCGTTCTCGGTCGCGGGCGGGGATACGGCGTCGGCGCTGGCGGCAGGATGCCCGGTGGTGGTGAAGTCGCATCCGTCGCATCCGGGCACGTCGGAGCTGATCGGCAAGGCATTGCAGCGTGCAGTGGCGAAGAGTGGGCTGCCGGAGGGCGTCTTCTCGCTGGTGCACGGCAGCGCGATGGATGTGGGACAGGCTCTGGTGAAGCATCCGGCGATTACGGCGGTGGGCTTTACCGGCTCGCGGCGCGGCGGGCTGGCGCTGGTGGAGGCTGCGGCCAAGCGGCCGGTGCCGATTCCGGTGTATGCGGAGATGAGCAGCGTGAACCCGGTCTTCCTGCTGCCGGAGGCGCTTGAAGCCCGTGCGGAGGCGATTGCGCAGGGCTTTGTGGACTCGGCGACGCTGGGCACGGGGCAGTTCTGCACGCAGCCGGGGCTGGTCTTTGGCGTGGACTGTGCGGCGATGCAGTCGTTTGTGAAGGCTGCGGGCGAGAGGCTGGCGGCTAAGCCCGCGACTCCGATGCTCAACGCGGGAATTTGCAGCGCGTATGCGAAGGGCGCGGCAGCTCTGGCGGCGGATAGCAAGCTGAGGAAGATTGCCGAGGGGCAGCCTTCCGAGGATGCGGGGCTTCGGGGGCGTCCGGCGCTGTTTGTGACCGAGGCGGCGGAGTTCGTGAAGAATCCGCACCTGGCCGAGGAGCTGTTTGGGCCTTCGTCGGTGATCGTGCTGTGTTCGAGCGTGGAGGAGATGGTGTCCATCGCTGCAGGGCTGGAAGGGCAGTTGACGGCGACGTTGCAGATGGACGGCGGAGACAAGGCCGTCGCCAAGCGGCTGCTGACGGTGCTCGAGCGCAAGGCCGGACGCATCCTGGCGAATGGGTATCCGACCGGGGTGGAGGTCTGCTACGCGATGGTGCACGGCGGGCCGTTCCCCTCGACCTCGGACAGCCGGACGACCTCGGTTGGGGCCACGGCGATTGATCGCTATCTGCGGCCGGTTTGCTATCAGGATATTCCCGAGGATCTGCTGGCTCCGGAGCTTCAGGATGCGAATCCGCTGGGGCTGTGGCGGTTGAAGGATGGGGCGCTGGGTAAGGGCTAG
- the glyS gene encoding glycine--tRNA ligase subunit beta, which translates to MADFLFEIGLEEVPARMIAAAQAELERRVVAMLERERLVAPGAAGESFSTPRRLAVRVRGVLLQQPELAEELTGPAVKIAYKDGVPTPAAVAFAKKAGVAVEELKTVTTPKGEYLAATAVKPGQDARAVIMAELPKELLGIYWAKNMYWRLGKPERFVRPVRWMVALLGDEVVPVSFAGYEAADVTFGHRVLFGDEAIKLTSADSYEGVLEGASVAVDVEKRRQTIRKALDKVCRTVDGMRWREDHALVDKMTHLTEWPSVLLGSFDPEFLALPEEVLVTVMRDHQNYFAVDDASGKLAPYFLAVLNTVADEAGTAVIRHGNERVLRARFNDARFFWEFDQRVPLVERVALLENVTFQKDLGSYAKKSERVFELCRRLADRAANDGFEVDHNALYDAARLAKTDLTTELVKEFTELQGIIGGLYARAQGLKQAKAADAIYDQYKPESMDDSIARTAEGQLLAIADKADTIAGMFGLGLEPTGSKDPFALRRAANGIVKTLAESAVPLSLSEIAEAAGAADGKMLSFFGERLEFYLREAKGQSYDVVKAVLAVGGDDVRDAVARAEAVTAVRGSDDFTAVSAAFKRMKNILAQASEKGVAAGASVSAELLVEPSERELSTRSEALAAQVSTLRSEGKYITALEAIATLRPQVDAFFDAVMVMAPDESVRANRLALLSKVLGDFSGIADFSEIVVAG; encoded by the coding sequence GCGGATGATCGCTGCGGCCCAGGCGGAGCTGGAGCGGCGCGTGGTCGCGATGCTGGAGCGGGAGCGGCTGGTTGCGCCGGGTGCGGCTGGTGAGAGCTTCTCCACGCCACGGCGGCTGGCTGTGCGCGTGCGCGGCGTGCTCTTGCAGCAGCCGGAGCTGGCCGAGGAGTTGACGGGACCGGCGGTGAAGATCGCCTACAAGGACGGCGTGCCTACGCCCGCTGCGGTGGCCTTTGCGAAGAAGGCTGGCGTTGCGGTCGAGGAGCTGAAGACCGTGACCACGCCCAAGGGCGAGTACCTGGCGGCGACCGCGGTGAAGCCCGGTCAGGACGCCCGCGCGGTCATCATGGCGGAGCTGCCGAAGGAGCTGCTCGGCATCTACTGGGCCAAGAATATGTACTGGCGGCTGGGCAAGCCGGAGCGGTTTGTGCGGCCCGTGCGCTGGATGGTGGCGTTGCTGGGCGATGAGGTCGTGCCGGTCTCCTTCGCGGGCTACGAGGCTGCGGATGTGACCTTTGGGCATCGCGTGCTCTTCGGCGATGAGGCCATCAAGCTTACCTCGGCGGACTCGTATGAGGGAGTGCTTGAAGGCGCGTCGGTGGCGGTGGACGTGGAGAAGCGGCGGCAGACGATCCGCAAGGCACTGGACAAAGTTTGCCGGACGGTGGACGGTATGCGGTGGCGCGAGGACCACGCGCTGGTGGACAAGATGACCCACCTGACGGAGTGGCCGTCGGTGCTGCTGGGCAGCTTCGACCCGGAGTTCCTGGCGCTGCCCGAGGAGGTGCTGGTGACCGTGATGCGCGATCACCAGAACTACTTTGCGGTGGATGATGCGTCGGGCAAGCTGGCGCCGTACTTCCTGGCGGTGCTCAACACGGTGGCCGATGAGGCCGGGACGGCGGTGATCCGGCACGGCAACGAGCGCGTGCTGCGGGCGCGGTTCAACGATGCCCGGTTCTTCTGGGAGTTCGACCAGCGCGTGCCGCTGGTGGAGCGGGTGGCGCTGCTTGAGAACGTCACCTTCCAGAAGGATCTCGGCAGCTATGCGAAGAAGAGCGAACGCGTGTTCGAGCTTTGCAGACGCTTGGCTGATCGTGCCGCTAATGATGGATTTGAAGTAGATCATAACGCGTTATATGACGCTGCCAGATTGGCGAAAACTGATCTAACCACTGAGCTAGTAAAGGAATTTACTGAGCTTCAGGGGATTATTGGTGGTCTTTACGCGCGTGCCCAGGGCTTGAAACAAGCGAAGGCCGCCGATGCGATCTACGATCAATACAAGCCAGAGTCGATGGACGATTCCATCGCCCGTACTGCTGAGGGCCAGTTGCTGGCCATCGCGGACAAGGCTGACACCATCGCGGGCATGTTCGGCCTGGGGCTTGAGCCTACTGGATCGAAAGACCCTTTTGCGCTGCGTCGCGCTGCGAACGGCATCGTGAAGACGCTGGCAGAGAGTGCGGTTCCGCTATCGTTGAGCGAGATTGCCGAGGCTGCGGGAGCGGCTGACGGCAAGATGCTGAGCTTCTTTGGCGAGCGGCTGGAGTTCTATCTGCGCGAGGCCAAGGGGCAGTCTTACGATGTGGTGAAGGCTGTGCTCGCCGTCGGTGGGGACGATGTGCGTGACGCCGTGGCTCGTGCCGAGGCCGTTACGGCGGTGCGTGGCTCGGACGACTTTACGGCGGTCTCGGCGGCGTTCAAGCGGATGAAGAATATCCTTGCTCAGGCTTCGGAGAAGGGCGTTGCTGCGGGGGCTTCGGTCTCGGCGGAGCTGCTGGTCGAGCCTTCGGAGCGTGAGCTGTCCACTCGCTCTGAGGCGCTGGCGGCGCAGGTCTCCACGCTGCGGAGTGAAGGGAAGTACATCACGGCGCTTGAGGCCATCGCCACGCTGCGGCCACAGGTTGACGCCTTCTTCGACGCAGTTATGGTGATGGCTCCGGATGAGTCGGTGCGGGCCAACCGTCTGGCGCTGCTCAGCAAGGTGCTGGGGGATTTTTCGGGCATTGCTGACTTCTCGGAGATCGTTGTCGCCGGTTGA
- a CDS encoding FAD-dependent oxidoreductase — MAVSRREFITRVGQAGGFSAAFLTMQTLGMLPAKAEMVAPIEAAPGSGKGVKVVILGGGIAGLVAAYEMRKLGYECTVLEARSRPGGRNWTVRGGDKITFTDGTVQTCTFNEGNYQNVGPARLPSVHRHILNYCKELGVQLEIEVNTSRSTLLENDKANGGKPVEQRQAINDTRGHVAELLTKSINAGALDAELSKEDHQRMLEFLAKYGPLDETGKYVGSDRAGYAVEPAAGSEAGTLRLPMNMHTLLDASFWDGLLFEEAFDMQATMFQPVGGMDRIPYAFAKSLGSIVKFDSPVTEIRKTAKGVRVGYTQGGAAKTIEAEFCFCAMPLSILKKIPNDFSAPYKKVIDECVYAHAYKVAWESRRFWEQDYNIYGGLEFVSEGPSPIWFPSARMFSERGVLVAGYTDERRSDFGKLTVAEKFDASRGSIEKLHPGHGKELEKPIYVGWGKIPYNEGSWIQSYGPGQDRAPGALAVPGQPKPKMTPKGDNPGYDVLLQPDGPIYFVGDHVSHWVGWQEGAAESSLRAIKMMGERVKSAKVAVAASSVVSA; from the coding sequence ATGGCCGTATCGCGGCGGGAGTTTATCACCAGGGTAGGACAGGCGGGCGGATTCAGCGCCGCCTTTCTGACGATGCAGACGCTGGGCATGTTGCCCGCAAAGGCGGAGATGGTGGCGCCGATCGAGGCCGCGCCGGGTTCGGGCAAGGGCGTGAAGGTGGTGATCCTGGGCGGCGGCATCGCGGGGCTGGTGGCCGCGTATGAGATGCGCAAGCTGGGCTACGAATGTACGGTGCTGGAGGCGCGGTCGCGTCCCGGCGGACGCAACTGGACGGTGCGCGGTGGGGATAAGATTACGTTTACCGATGGGACGGTTCAGACCTGTACCTTCAACGAGGGGAACTACCAGAACGTCGGTCCGGCGCGGCTGCCGTCAGTGCACCGGCATATCTTGAACTACTGCAAAGAGCTGGGCGTTCAGCTTGAGATCGAGGTGAATACCTCGCGCAGCACGCTGCTCGAGAACGACAAGGCCAACGGCGGCAAGCCCGTGGAGCAGCGGCAGGCGATCAACGACACGCGCGGCCATGTGGCCGAGTTGCTGACCAAGAGCATCAACGCGGGCGCTCTGGACGCGGAGCTGAGCAAGGAAGATCACCAGCGGATGCTGGAGTTTCTGGCCAAGTATGGGCCGCTGGATGAGACGGGCAAGTATGTCGGGTCGGATCGCGCCGGGTATGCGGTGGAACCGGCTGCGGGCTCGGAGGCGGGAACGCTGCGCCTGCCGATGAATATGCACACGCTGCTCGATGCCTCGTTCTGGGATGGGCTGCTGTTCGAAGAGGCGTTCGACATGCAGGCGACGATGTTCCAGCCGGTGGGCGGCATGGACCGGATTCCGTATGCGTTTGCGAAGTCACTGGGGAGCATTGTGAAGTTCGACTCGCCGGTGACGGAGATTCGCAAGACGGCCAAGGGCGTGCGCGTCGGCTATACGCAGGGCGGCGCGGCGAAGACGATTGAGGCGGAGTTCTGCTTCTGCGCGATGCCGCTGTCGATCCTGAAGAAGATTCCGAATGATTTTTCGGCTCCGTACAAGAAGGTCATCGACGAGTGCGTCTATGCGCACGCGTACAAGGTGGCGTGGGAGTCGCGGCGGTTCTGGGAGCAGGACTACAACATCTACGGCGGGCTCGAGTTTGTGAGCGAGGGGCCGAGCCCGATCTGGTTTCCGTCGGCCAGGATGTTCTCCGAGCGCGGGGTGCTGGTGGCGGGCTATACGGATGAGCGGCGGTCCGACTTCGGCAAGCTGACGGTGGCGGAGAAGTTCGACGCCTCGCGCGGCTCGATTGAGAAGCTGCATCCGGGGCACGGCAAGGAGCTGGAGAAGCCGATCTACGTGGGCTGGGGCAAGATTCCTTACAACGAGGGATCGTGGATTCAGTCGTACGGGCCGGGGCAGGATCGCGCGCCGGGGGCGCTGGCGGTGCCGGGACAGCCGAAGCCGAAGATGACGCCGAAGGGGGATAATCCCGGCTATGACGTGCTCTTGCAGCCGGATGGGCCGATCTATTTTGTGGGCGATCATGTGAGCCACTGGGTGGGCTGGCAGGAGGGCGCGGCGGAGAGCTCATTGCGCGCGATCAAGATGATGGGCGAGCGCGTGAAGTCGGCGAAGGTGGCTGTGGCGGCTTCGTCGGTGGTTTCGGCTTAG